GCTGCGATGGACGATCGCGCTCGGCGCGCTGCTGGCGCTCGGTGCGTGCGACGACGAGTCGGAGGCCTCCACGGAGACCGAGACGCCCGCCGGAGAGGAGACGGCCCCGGCCGAGGAGCGCCCCCTGCGTGAGGTCGTCGGGACCACCTTCGAGGCGATCCCCGAGGACGCCACCGCGTCCATCGACCGCGACAAGATGCTGCTCGGCCGCCGGCTGTACCACGACCCGGCGCTCTCCGGAGACGGCAGCATCTCCTGCGCCACGTGCCACATGCTCTCGCACGGCGGCGCGGAGCCGCGGCGCAGCTCCACCGGCATCCGCGGTCAGATCGGCCCGATCAACTCCCCGACCGTGCTCAACTCGGTCTACAACTTCCGGCAGTTCTGGGACGGCCGCGCGGCGGACCTCGCCGAGCAGGCGGCGGGCCCGGTGAGCAACCCCATCGAGATGGGCGGCGACTGGCCGGTGATCCTCGAGCGGCTCCAGGAGGACGACGAGTACCCCGCGGCCTTCACCGCCGCCTACGGCGAAGAGGGCATCACGCAGGAGAACGTCATCGACGCGATCGTGCAGTACGAGAGCTACCTCGTGACGCCGTCGCCCTTCGATCGCTGGCTGCGCGGCGACGACGACGCGCTGACCGAGCAGCAGCAGCGCGGCCTGCGCGCCTTCATGACCACGGGCTGCCAGGCCTGCCACTCCGGGCGCAACCTGGGCGGCGCGAGCTACCAGAAGCTCGGCGCGGTGCACGACTACTTCGAGCGGCGCGGCGGGCGCATGACCGAGGCGGATCACGGCCGCTTCAACGTCACGCAGGAGGAGGGCGACCGGCACATGTTCAAGGTGCCGACCCTGCGCAACGTGGCGCTCACGGCGCCCTACTTCCACGACGGCCACGAGGCGAACCTCGCGGGCGCGGTCCGGACCATGGCCTACGTGCAGCTCGGCCAGGAGCTGACCGACGCGCAGGTGGCCGACATCGTCGCCTTCCTCGGCGCGCTGAGCGGCGAGATCCCCGCCGACGCCTACATGCCCGGCGCGGCCGGCAGCGAGGCGGCGACGACCCCGGGCGAGCCCGACGCGGAGGACGTCGTCGAGGCGCACCCCGCCGCGCCGACCGGCGCCACCGAAGACGACGCGGATCGCGACGAAGCGGCCGAGTGACGCGCGCCTGACGTGACACCTCGCCCGACGTGACACCTCCCGAGCGCTGGCGTACGCTGGCGTGCGCAATGTGGCTTTCCAGAACAGGCGCCGCGGCGGTCTCCGCGGTGCTCTGCTCTCTCCTGGGCCCGTACGGTCTCGCGCGCGCGGAGCCGCTCCGCTTCGGCCCCGCGGTGCGCGTGGACAATCCAGTCTCCGTCGCGGGATCGGGGCCGGCGCCGAGCCACGTCACGCCGGTCGACGGCCTCTTCTTCGTGCACGGGGGAGGGCTCGGCTACCGCATCGGGGCGGGTGGCCGCGCGCTGGATCTGGCGCCGTTCCCCATCCCGGAGGGCGCCGTCTCGTGCGGTCGCGGGGATGTCGGGCCGAGCGTATGTGTCGCCGTGGACGGCTGGCGCCTGCGCCGCTTCGCGCTCGACGGCGTCCCGCTGGCGGCGGTCTCCTGGCTCGAGGGCGCGTCGATCTTGGGCGGATGGCTGACCGACCGCTGGATGATCTTCCGGGGCGGGGAGGGGCTCCGCTGGTTCGCGCTCGGGGCGGACGGCGTCGTGCGCGATGACACGCACGGATCGACCGCCCTCGCGACCTCGGCGGACGCGGTGGCCTGCGCCGCGGGGGAGTGCCTCGTGGTCTACCGGGACACCTCGAGTCGCCCGGAGTCGTTGCGGGGAGGCTACGTGCGCGCGGACGGTGTGCACGCGT
The Sandaracinaceae bacterium genome window above contains:
- a CDS encoding cytochrome-c peroxidase, with product MKTLRWTIALGALLALGACDDESEASTETETPAGEETAPAEERPLREVVGTTFEAIPEDATASIDRDKMLLGRRLYHDPALSGDGSISCATCHMLSHGGAEPRRSSTGIRGQIGPINSPTVLNSVYNFRQFWDGRAADLAEQAAGPVSNPIEMGGDWPVILERLQEDDEYPAAFTAAYGEEGITQENVIDAIVQYESYLVTPSPFDRWLRGDDDALTEQQQRGLRAFMTTGCQACHSGRNLGGASYQKLGAVHDYFERRGGRMTEADHGRFNVTQEEGDRHMFKVPTLRNVALTAPYFHDGHEANLAGAVRTMAYVQLGQELTDAQVADIVAFLGALSGEIPADAYMPGAAGSEAATTPGEPDAEDVVEAHPAAPTGATEDDADRDEAAE